Below is a window of Lacrimispora xylanolytica DNA.
CCTATGCTGCCTCATAAGCTTTCAAACGGAATCTGCTCTTTAAATCAGGGAGAAGACCGTCTGGCCTTAAGCTGTATGATGGATATTGATGGAAACGGAGATGTTACTGGTCACAGAATTGCTGAAACTGTAATTAAAGTAGACCGGAGAATGACATATACAGCAGTTAATGCCATTGTAACAGACCGTGACGAGGCTGTGATGAAGGAATATGAAGAATTTGTACCAATGTTCTTCTTAATGAAGGAGCTGGCAGATATTCTCAGGGAAAAAAGGAAAAAAAGAGGCTCCATTGACTTTGATTTCCCAGAGACAAAGGTCATTCTTGATGAAAGAGGAAAACCTATAGAGATCAAGCCTTATGACCGAAATGCAGCAACTAAGATCATTGAAGACTTTATGCTGATGGCAAATGAGACTGTAGCGGAAGATTATTTCTGGCAGGAGATTCCCTTCCTTTACCGGACACATGATAATCCAGATCCGGAAAAGATGAAGAGTCTTGCGACTCTCATTAATAACTTTGGTTATTCCATCCGCTTGCATAATGGAGAGGTCTATCCAAAAGAAGTACAGAAGCTTTTGGCAAACGCTGAGGATACACCAGAGGAGGCGCTCATCAGCCGTCTTGCCTTACGGTCCATGAAGCAGGCGAAGTACACGGTTGGTAACACAGGACATTTCGGTCTGGCAGCCAAGTATTATACTCATTTTACTTCACCCATTCGAAGATATCCTGACCTACAGATCCACCGGATCATCAAAGAAAACTTAAGGTCTGGGTTAAGTGAGAAGCGAATCAAGCATTACGACAAGATATTAAGTCAGGTCTCGGTTCAGTCTTCTACGATGGAACGGAGAGCCGATGAGGCAGAGAGAGAAACCATAAAGCTTAAGAAATGCGAATATATGTCAAAATATATTGGGGAAGAATTCGATGGTGTTATTTCCGGTGTAACCAACTGGGGACTTTATGTAGAGCTTCCTAATACCGTTGAAGGTATGATTCATGTAAACCAGCTTCAGGATGATTATTATCATTTTGTCGAGGAACATTATGAGCTGGTAGGAGAGATGACAAGAAAGACATATAAGCTGGGGCAGCCCATTCGTGTTGTTGTGGAGGGGACTGATAAGCTTTTACGTACCATTGATTTTGTTCCGGCAAAAAAATTATAAATAGGATTTATGACAGGGATTTAATTTTGCAAGGTCAGAATTATATCCCTGTTTTTGTCATGAAATCTTTACTTAAGAAATAAAAATGATGTCAGAAAGGCCTTGATTTGCCTGAAAAATCCGGTATAATAGGGAAAACCAGATAGGAGGGCTTCTATGGCAATTGTCGTAAAAAAACTAGTAAAGAACGCTTATTTCTTATATAAGATGGAATTAGTTGCCGGAAGAAATGGGATGAATAATCTGGTTCAGTGGGTTCACATCATTGAAGATGATGCTGTAAGCCCGTTTTTACATGGATATGAACTGGTATTTACCGCCGGAATCTTAAATCAATCGGACCACTGGCTTCTTGACTTTGCAAAAAAGCTGAATCAGTCAGGAGTCAGTGCCTTTGTAGTTAATTTAGGGCCTCATACCAGAGAAATACCAAAGGAAGTGGCTGCATATTGTGATGAGGTGAATATGCCGTTATTTACCATACCATGGGAAACCCGTATGGTTGATATGACCAGGGATTTCTGCCGCCGGATCATGCAAAATGACAATGTGGAAAACACCATGTCAACGACCATTAAGAATATTATTTTTAATGTGGGTGATCTGGAATCCCAGATACTTCAGATGGAACGCTATGGCTATAAACGAAGTGATACCTTTTGCTTTATCAGTCTTCTGGCGGATAAAAAAGATTCTGCAGAATACGAAGAATATATGGATCGGCTCACCATATATGCAGAAAAAACAGCTAGAAAGATTCATGAATTATTTATTTCCTTTACTTATAAAGAAAATCTTGTGTTTGTTCTGGTTGCCTACACTGATGAGGAAATAGAATCTTTTGTCAAAGACTTTTTTGATTATGTAAAACGAGACAACAATGAAGCTCTGGTTCACATGGGAATCAGCTCAAACCAGCCAGGAATCTATAATCAGGAACAGAATTTTGAACGGTCTATTTCTGCCATGGAAATGGCGGCAAGGCAGAAGGAAAGTGTACTTTATTATGACCAAATGAGTATTTATAAAATCCTTTATGCGGTAAAGGAGAAGTCTGTATTAAGAAACTTCTACAGTGAATCCATTGGTCTTTTAGAGAAATACGACAGAGAAAATAACACAGATTTAGTGACTTTATTAAAAACATATCTGGAAAATAACGGAAGCCTCCAATTGGTTTCAGAAAAAATGTACATTCATCGTAACACAGTGACTAACCAGTTAAAAAGAATTGAGACGATTACGGGCTTTAATCCCATGGAATTAGAAGATAAGGTAAAATTGTATCTTGGCTTTTATATTCAGGATATCATTTGATACCAATGCAAAATGCTCGTTTTGCCTTACAAAACAGCCTTTTTCAACCCATTGACAGAATCTTGATTGTGCAGATGCACAATTATCTTTGTTCAACTGCTGGTTGCAATCCAGGTTTGACTGTGCTTATAATACTACCATGTCAAACACGGAAGGAAATACAAAGAAAAACCACAGCGTATTTACTTCTCAAAAAATAATGAATGCAGCGACGATGCTACAAAAGCCATCGGTCCGCTGCTTTTTTTGTAGGAGGAATTAGAATGAAAGGTGAAGAAATTAAAAGTACCTTAATGGAATACAACTTACAGTCCTGGAGCAAGCAAAAAAGCATTAATCCGATTTCAGTTGAAAAGGCAGAAGGGATTTATTTTTGGGATTACGATGGTAACCGCTATAGTGACATGTCATCTCAGCTTGTAAATATGAATCTTGGTTTTGGCAATCCGGCCATCAGCCAGGCAATTA
It encodes the following:
- the rnr gene encoding ribonuclease R, translated to MLLKLFEDPAYVPMKIKEIAILLDVPKGQREDLKEVLDVLVSEGKIGITQKGKYGKPDIGSIAGVFFGHPKGFGFVAVEGMEQDVFIPEEKAGGALHGDTVLISVESEPSNGKRSEGRVLKVVNHANSEIVGFYQKNKNFGFVIPDNQKLSKDIFVPQGKDMGAVNGHKVVVKVTDFGGPGRKPEGVITEILGHVNDPGTDILSIVRAYGLAEEFPDSVMKQVAAVPDEIDGKDMQGRLDLRELQTVTIDGEDAKDLDDAITISKKGDVYTLGVHIADVTNYVTEHSPLDEEALKRATSVYLVDRVIPMLPHKLSNGICSLNQGEDRLALSCMMDIDGNGDVTGHRIAETVIKVDRRMTYTAVNAIVTDRDEAVMKEYEEFVPMFFLMKELADILREKRKKRGSIDFDFPETKVILDERGKPIEIKPYDRNAATKIIEDFMLMANETVAEDYFWQEIPFLYRTHDNPDPEKMKSLATLINNFGYSIRLHNGEVYPKEVQKLLANAEDTPEEALISRLALRSMKQAKYTVGNTGHFGLAAKYYTHFTSPIRRYPDLQIHRIIKENLRSGLSEKRIKHYDKILSQVSVQSSTMERRADEAERETIKLKKCEYMSKYIGEEFDGVISGVTNWGLYVELPNTVEGMIHVNQLQDDYYHFVEEHYELVGEMTRKTYKLGQPIRVVVEGTDKLLRTIDFVPAKKL
- a CDS encoding PucR family transcriptional regulator; translated protein: MAIVVKKLVKNAYFLYKMELVAGRNGMNNLVQWVHIIEDDAVSPFLHGYELVFTAGILNQSDHWLLDFAKKLNQSGVSAFVVNLGPHTREIPKEVAAYCDEVNMPLFTIPWETRMVDMTRDFCRRIMQNDNVENTMSTTIKNIIFNVGDLESQILQMERYGYKRSDTFCFISLLADKKDSAEYEEYMDRLTIYAEKTARKIHELFISFTYKENLVFVLVAYTDEEIESFVKDFFDYVKRDNNEALVHMGISSNQPGIYNQEQNFERSISAMEMAARQKESVLYYDQMSIYKILYAVKEKSVLRNFYSESIGLLEKYDRENNTDLVTLLKTYLENNGSLQLVSEKMYIHRNTVTNQLKRIETITGFNPMELEDKVKLYLGFYIQDII